The nucleotide window GGTCCAGCAGGGACAGCTTGGTGAAGGTCGCCAGAGCCGGGGCCGTGAAGTAGAGGAAGAAGATGAACAGGATCGACCAGCCCACTGAAATCCGTGCGGCGCGCACGGACGGCGTCGTGAAGTAACGCATGAGCACGTGCGGCAGGGATGCCGTTCCGCACATCATGCAGAGCACCAGGGTAGCGAACTTCCATTTGTCCATGAAGGTTTCGCCCGGCGCGTTGATCGGGTTCACCAATGCCGAAAGTCCGGCAAAGGTTTCCGTCGGTTTCAGTACGCCAACCTGATGCAGGGCTTCGAGTTCCTGCACGCGCTGGACGGCGTCGCCGTAGGAGAGCTGCGGGATCAGCCCGAAGCCGCTCTTGTTCGACATCCAGACGACCGGGACGACATAGGCGATGATCAGCACGATGTACTGAGCCACCTGGGTCCAGGTCACCGCCCGCATGCCCCCAAGCATGGAGCAGACCAGGATTCCGGCAAGCCCGAACCAGACGCCGACCCCGAACGGGATCTGCAGGGCGCGTGCCGCAACCGTGCCGGTGGCATTGATCTGCGCCGTCACGTAGGTGAAGGACGCGACCACAAGGACGATCACCGCACAGAGCCGGGCGAAATTACCGCCGTAGCGTGTGCCGATGAAGTCCGGCACGGTGTAGCAGCCGAACTTGCGCAGATATGGCGCCATCAGCGAGGCGACGAGCACATAACCGCCGGTCCAGCCGACCAGGAAGGCCATGTAGCCGTAACCGCCGAAATAGATACCGCCCGCCATCGCGACGAAGGAGGCTCCAGACATCCAGTCTGCCGCCGTCGCCATGCCGTTATAGAGTGCTGGTACCTGCCGGCCCGCGACATAGTACTGATCCGTCGCCATGGTGCGCGACAGCACGCCGATCAGTGCATAAATACCGATTGTGAAGCCGACGAACAGATAGCCGATCGTGTCTGGACTGACACCGGCCTGCTCAAGTATGGCCATCAAAATGATGAAGAGGAGGAACCCGCCTGTATAGAGGCCGTAGATCTTCCCCAGATTCTGGATGAAATCACCCTTCATGTCCGGTCTCCTCTACTCGTCATCGTCTGCGTCTTCGGCAACGCCGAATTCCTCGTCGATCCTGTTCTGGGCTCTTGCGAACCAGAAAATGATGACGACGAACGCAAACAGGGAACCCTGTCCGGCCATGTAGAAGCCGAGCGGGAACCCGAGAATGGAGAATTCATTGAGTTGCGGTGCAAACCAATGCACGACGAAAGCAAAGATAAACCAGATAACGAGTACTGTAGTAGTCAGCCCTTTGGTGCGCTGCCAGTGGGCTTCGTGATTGGAGTCGGCTGTAGCCATGACTCACCCCCCTTTCTTGCCCATCGCCTTTTGTTGTGTGGCGATTTTGTGTATCGCGCTCAGCGCGCAATGACCTTAGTCTATAATGGATTAAGGGTTTCAGCTATAGATTTATGAAACCCATAGGTGAGTCAGGAACTCGATGAAACTCGGAAAATTGTTATGTTTCATGGTCTTTTAAGCGGTTTTTGGCGCAAGGTTCGGCTCTTTATGCCGTTCTCAACGCGCTGGAAGGAAAATCCGCTCGATACAGTCGAATCGGCTACGGAGTTCGTCAGTACAAGGGCTGCTTTTGTCGCCCAGACAACACTTTATGGCTATGTTCGTACTCGTGCCGGCACCCGATACACAGCTCTGTTTGACGAAGACCTGTTTGTGCAATCCCTGAATATTGCGAAGTGGCAAGTTTTTCTTGCCTGCTCTGCGGACCTGGCCGGGTTTGTTGCAGCGTCAGTGTGCGAGGGCGGGGACCGGGAGACGGAGGCACGGCTGGCGCTTGCCCTGTTCCGGGGGGCGCTTGCCGATTATCCGGAGCCGGAGGGGGCCGGGCCTGACTGGGAAGAAGAGGTAGAACGCGCGGAAACTCGGTTGCTCGCCAGACGCTCGGACGCGGACACGGCCTTCATGGGAAGTGCCGATGCGTTGGTTCACTGGGCGCCGATATCGGACGAGTTGAAGGTGCTGGATGAGCGGATCGTCCGCAATTCCATCCGCTTCAAGTGGAAGGATGTGCGCGAGCGGGTGGCGTCGCTATTGCGGGCGGAGGCCGTGTTGCAGGATTTCGGCCCCGCCACCGCCACCGCCACCGCCACCGCAAGCGCCTCTGCCGCCGCTTCTGCCACGGGCGACTAGCGGCTGATGCCGGGCACCCCAAGTCAAGAAGACTCACCTCTCCGGCGCGCCATTATCATGCGCTATCGAACCCGGCGCACGCATGCACTGCTGCTTGCGGCAGTTCCGGTCGCGCTTGTCGCAATGCTCTGCGCTATTGCGCTGCGGGTCTGGATGCCGGACGGCGGGACGGACTGGTCGGTGCTGATCCTGCCGGCGGCGGGAGCGGGCATCGCGAGCCTGCTCGGCTATGCCGTCTATGGCATCATTGCCGCTCATATCGGCGATCTCGACCGGATGAAGGAAGATCTCGACCTCGCCGCCACAACTGGCCGGTTGCCTGCACGCTGGCGTCAGTTCACTGGCGGCCCCGGGGAGATCGCGGGCTTGTCCCAGACCATCGAACGGGCGTTTATCCGGCGGGAGCGGCATGGCTCCGAAGGGGCCTGGATCGCGGGCGTGCTGGCTGGCATCCCGAGCGCGGTGATTGTTTTCACGGGGGCGGGTCTCGTGTCGCTTTCGAATGCAGCGGCCCGGCGCCGTCTTGGCGATTACGGCACCGGCCCCGGCCACAGTATCTTTACGCTTGTCGATCACGGGAGGCTGGAGACGGCGCTGGCGCGGGCACGAGAGATCAGACGACCGGTTGAGTTCACCCTCGCAGACACGGAAGGCGCGCCGGTGGAAGCGCAGGTCGCTGCCATGGCCGATGGTGGCGTGATTTCCTTCATGGCACCGGCGGGAGAGGTGGAGCCGGAACAGACCGCGATGGATCTCGGCCTCGGCGCTGCCATGGCCCCGCCCGCGCCACAGCCCTATTTGCCGACGACCCCGCTCAGCGCGCTTCCGCTTGTCAGTCTCGATCTGGAAACGACGGGGCTGGATGCGACGCGGGACAGGATCGTCTCCATCGGCGCCGTGCGGGTGCAGGACGGACACGTCTTCACCTCCGTCACTCTCGACCTTCTGGTCCGGCCGGGCATTCCGATTCCGGAACGTTCCTTCAGCGTGCACGGCATCTCGGACGAGCTGGTCGCGGACGCACCGCTTTTGCCGGATCTTTGGGATGCGCTGGCCGGGTTTGTCGACGGCTGCGTCATCATCGGGCACCAGATCGGCTTCGATCTTGCGGTTTTGGCGGCGGAGGCCCGGCGGCATGGTCTGCCGGATCTCGACCTGCCCGCTCTCGATACCATGGCATTGTTCCGGCTGATTGCGCCCGATCAGCGGATCGGACTCGACAGCGCAGCGGAGGCTCTGGGCCTCAGCGTCTTCGGGCGGCATACAGCGCTCGGCGATGCGATTGTCACCGCAGAGCTGTTCAACGCCATGTTGCCATCCCTTCGGGAGCGGTCAATTGTGGATTTCGCCGCCGCCCGGGAGATCGCGGCGCCGCCTCCCTGGGGCCGGGAATAGGAGTGGGCATGGACGCGAGTATGTCATTCGACAGCTACCCCTACCGGCACCGGTTGAGCGATGTGCTGACCTGGGAGCCGCTGGATATCGACGTGACGGCGACGCTTTCCCAGGCAGCTGCGGCCATGGCGTCGCGGAATGTCGGCTCGATCCTGGTGCGCGATGGGGGCGGTCCGCATGTCGGCATTCTGACCGAGCGCGACATCATGCGCCGGATCGCCATGGGAGAGGATGGTGGCAGTTCGGTGCGCAATGTCATGTCATTCCCGGTCGTGTCATTGCCTGCGGACGCGCTGGTCTACAAGGCGCTCGGCCGGATGGAACGGCTTGGTATTCGGCACCTGGCGGTCACCGATCCGGACGGCAAGATCATCGGAGTCGTCTCTCTCCGGACCATCCTGAAGACCCGGAACACAGCGGCTTTTGCTCTCGGCGATGCCATCGAGTCCGCACCGGACAGTGCCGCCATTGCGGCGGCCCGGGCCCGCTTGCCTGCCCTCGCTAGTGCGTTGTTG belongs to Nisaea sp. and includes:
- a CDS encoding 3'-5' exonuclease, translating into MRYRTRRTHALLLAAVPVALVAMLCAIALRVWMPDGGTDWSVLILPAAGAGIASLLGYAVYGIIAAHIGDLDRMKEDLDLAATTGRLPARWRQFTGGPGEIAGLSQTIERAFIRRERHGSEGAWIAGVLAGIPSAVIVFTGAGLVSLSNAAARRRLGDYGTGPGHSIFTLVDHGRLETALARAREIRRPVEFTLADTEGAPVEAQVAAMADGGVISFMAPAGEVEPEQTAMDLGLGAAMAPPAPQPYLPTTPLSALPLVSLDLETTGLDATRDRIVSIGAVRVQDGHVFTSVTLDLLVRPGIPIPERSFSVHGISDELVADAPLLPDLWDALAGFVDGCVIIGHQIGFDLAVLAAEARRHGLPDLDLPALDTMALFRLIAPDQRIGLDSAAEALGLSVFGRHTALGDAIVTAELFNAMLPSLRERSIVDFAAAREIAAPPPWGRE
- a CDS encoding sodium:solute symporter family protein produces the protein MKGDFIQNLGKIYGLYTGGFLLFIILMAILEQAGVSPDTIGYLFVGFTIGIYALIGVLSRTMATDQYYVAGRQVPALYNGMATAADWMSGASFVAMAGGIYFGGYGYMAFLVGWTGGYVLVASLMAPYLRKFGCYTVPDFIGTRYGGNFARLCAVIVLVVASFTYVTAQINATGTVAARALQIPFGVGVWFGLAGILVCSMLGGMRAVTWTQVAQYIVLIIAYVVPVVWMSNKSGFGLIPQLSYGDAVQRVQELEALHQVGVLKPTETFAGLSALVNPINAPGETFMDKWKFATLVLCMMCGTASLPHVLMRYFTTPSVRAARISVGWSILFIFFLYFTAPALATFTKLSLLDPNLATGIIGKSITEVNALEWIQKWAAVDFLRVSDSNGDGILQINELFMRSGIVVLATPEIAGLPYVISGLVAAGGMAAAMSTADGLLLAIANALSHDLYYKIIDPQAETKTRLIVARILLLGVGAAGAFVASLKLTSILGAVAWAFDFACSGLFFPLVLGIWWKRANRQGAIAGMIGGFVSGSAYLYYVHFAGGEPWMGIDHLRFGIIGMPVSLIAMIVVSLMTEEPDEETQAMVDAVRTPRGGTVLASNH
- a CDS encoding DUF4212 domain-containing protein, translated to MATADSNHEAHWQRTKGLTTTVLVIWFIFAFVVHWFAPQLNEFSILGFPLGFYMAGQGSLFAFVVIIFWFARAQNRIDEEFGVAEDADDDE